A region of Pseudomonadota bacterium DNA encodes the following proteins:
- a CDS encoding FAD-dependent oxidoreductase: MRTIVRILCLLSLCAALITSAPAAPSPRASLHGPPVVVVGGGLAGLITAFELEKRGMTCTVIEAGDRLGGRIATAEYGRGLQAEYGMQEVWQKSPLVGVIRELGLEVEASDDPWSSLLIDGRLHLFTHSTREAYFKALFTPDERAAFDKMLAELEALYREATARGLTAKTQPLQDVSWADWLTSHHLPAKVEQALRLTIEVELGAVSEQFSALSALLEWRVFMFGGEKNYHVKGGNSRIIEALARRIHGPRLLNATVVAIKREKPTKGAPSYTVTYHQGRDIRTVRASAVVVAIPWVRLHGIQFSPPLDEARWNAISSLGRGQYTVVHFIMSNGVEALWKNARAFPVLSGGGLGVIYGPHGQSAANGDEIFSLLVYGLEAQAYHMKPRDIKRAETLAELDKLWPGFSRFVKQTFVYGYHPAAVAYWPPGRSPLDAGSVLLRTPIDGLFLAGDWLYNSHSEGAAISGLETSKAVARWLRH; encoded by the coding sequence ATGCGCACGATCGTACGAATCCTGTGCCTGCTGTCACTCTGCGCGGCGCTGATCACGAGCGCTCCCGCCGCGCCATCTCCGAGAGCGTCCCTGCACGGTCCCCCCGTGGTGGTGGTGGGTGGAGGCCTGGCGGGCCTCATCACCGCCTTCGAGCTCGAGAAGCGGGGCATGACCTGCACCGTGATCGAGGCCGGTGACCGGCTCGGCGGACGCATCGCCACAGCCGAGTACGGGCGCGGGCTGCAGGCCGAGTACGGCATGCAGGAGGTCTGGCAGAAGAGCCCCCTCGTGGGCGTGATCCGCGAGCTCGGCCTCGAGGTGGAAGCCAGCGACGATCCCTGGTCGAGCCTGCTCATCGATGGACGGCTTCACCTCTTCACCCACAGCACCCGCGAGGCATACTTCAAGGCGCTGTTCACGCCCGATGAGAGAGCAGCCTTCGACAAGATGCTGGCCGAGCTCGAGGCGCTCTACCGAGAAGCCACCGCCCGCGGGCTCACGGCGAAGACGCAGCCGCTGCAAGATGTCTCGTGGGCCGACTGGCTCACCTCCCACCACCTCCCGGCGAAGGTGGAGCAGGCCCTGCGACTCACCATCGAGGTCGAGCTCGGCGCGGTCTCCGAGCAGTTCAGCGCACTCTCGGCGCTGCTCGAGTGGCGCGTCTTCATGTTCGGCGGGGAGAAGAACTACCACGTGAAGGGCGGCAACTCTCGCATCATCGAAGCACTGGCCCGCCGCATCCACGGGCCCCGCCTGCTCAACGCCACCGTGGTGGCCATCAAGCGCGAGAAGCCCACAAAGGGTGCGCCATCCTACACGGTCACCTATCACCAGGGACGCGACATCCGAACCGTGCGCGCAAGCGCGGTGGTGGTGGCCATCCCCTGGGTTCGACTGCACGGCATCCAGTTCAGCCCACCCCTCGACGAGGCACGCTGGAACGCCATCAGCTCGCTGGGGCGCGGGCAGTACACGGTGGTGCACTTCATCATGTCGAACGGCGTCGAGGCGCTCTGGAAGAACGCCCGCGCGTTCCCCGTGCTCTCCGGCGGCGGGCTCGGGGTCATCTACGGCCCGCATGGCCAGAGCGCGGCCAACGGTGATGAGATATTCTCCCTGCTCGTGTACGGCCTCGAGGCCCAGGCCTACCACATGAAACCCCGCGACATCAAGCGCGCAGAGACCCTGGCCGAGCTCGACAAGCTCTGGCCCGGGTTCTCGCGGTTCGTCAAGCAGACCTTCGTGTATGGCTACCATCCCGCCGCCGTGGCCTACTGGCCTCCAGGGCGATCTCCCCTCGATGCCGGGTCGGTGCTGCTGCGCACCCCCATCGACGGCCTGTTCCTCGCGGGCGACTGGCTCTACAACAGCCACTCCGAAGGAGCAGCAATCTCTGGCCTCGAGACCTCGAAAGCCGTGGCGCGCTGGCTGCGGCACTGA
- a CDS encoding phospholipid carrier-dependent glycosyltransferase gives MRRPSLRSVALLLGVAVFFTGLAATRGLHQNDEDHYLGITRVMVSQGDYIVPHWDGQPTFTKPPLLYWLMAASMRIFGTTLFAARVPVALTALLTMAVVYGFGRRLLRSDGAAATAALLTGTTVGFLQHGRVAMMEVPLALLLVCSAWAAWCISLGSSRAWYALALSSAASAMLKGPATALIPLMGTAIWLAVRRRDDVESGSVAWRHAVGAALLFVLLLGAWPLALWARGMYGVFHEQFIVGENLGKFNGGRNPVTGMVGGFLALLAPWTLLVIAALGVSLSRPAMRGDNVVRLLLSFAGANLMLYCLPAIKWSRYLLPSIPLLALLVTHVAQVTRDRSAGEPAPDGPGEVVPPEPEGVFASLPVLGPLKAASVATGVVLMLVVPLLALGTRLLPTSETRIEMFVLALAVALTALCLLHGSRLFGAAASLAVALVMVSLLAPDLALDQPPPEAAALVRGQTLTVYAAPPYRYEILFGCKADSCADPNDFRERARKGGVFIVGDTELKQIMRAGAFDPSRAELLAGWKKWRRDMSVSLIAHTIVAGELVDLTENVSMMATH, from the coding sequence GTGCGTCGACCGTCGCTGCGCTCGGTCGCGCTTCTTCTCGGCGTGGCCGTGTTCTTCACGGGGCTCGCGGCGACCCGCGGCCTGCATCAGAACGATGAAGATCACTATCTGGGCATCACCCGTGTGATGGTCTCGCAGGGCGATTACATCGTCCCTCACTGGGATGGCCAGCCCACCTTCACCAAGCCTCCGCTCCTCTACTGGCTCATGGCCGCGAGCATGCGCATCTTCGGAACCACGCTCTTTGCCGCAAGGGTGCCCGTCGCGCTCACCGCCCTTCTCACGATGGCGGTCGTCTACGGGTTCGGCCGGCGTCTGCTGCGCTCAGATGGCGCCGCCGCCACGGCCGCCCTGCTGACGGGCACCACGGTGGGCTTTCTGCAGCACGGGCGGGTGGCGATGATGGAGGTGCCGCTCGCCCTCCTGCTGGTCTGCTCTGCCTGGGCGGCGTGGTGTATCAGCCTGGGCAGCAGCCGTGCCTGGTATGCACTCGCGCTCTCGTCGGCGGCAAGCGCCATGCTCAAAGGGCCGGCCACGGCCCTCATCCCCCTCATGGGCACCGCGATCTGGCTTGCGGTGCGCCGGCGTGATGACGTCGAGTCGGGTTCGGTGGCCTGGCGTCACGCGGTGGGCGCCGCCCTGCTCTTTGTGCTGCTGCTCGGGGCCTGGCCGCTTGCGCTGTGGGCGAGGGGAATGTATGGCGTGTTCCACGAGCAGTTCATCGTGGGCGAGAACCTGGGCAAGTTCAACGGAGGCCGCAATCCTGTGACGGGAATGGTGGGCGGGTTCCTGGCGTTGCTGGCGCCCTGGACCCTGCTTGTGATCGCCGCTCTCGGCGTCAGCCTCTCGCGCCCGGCGATGCGCGGCGACAACGTGGTGCGCCTGCTCCTCTCGTTTGCGGGCGCAAACCTGATGCTGTACTGCCTGCCCGCCATCAAGTGGTCGCGCTACCTTCTCCCGTCGATTCCCCTGCTCGCGCTGCTCGTGACCCACGTGGCGCAGGTGACGCGCGACCGCTCCGCGGGAGAGCCTGCCCCAGACGGCCCTGGCGAGGTCGTTCCGCCTGAGCCGGAGGGCGTCTTCGCCTCGCTGCCTGTTCTCGGACCGCTGAAGGCGGCCTCGGTGGCGACCGGGGTCGTTCTCATGCTCGTGGTTCCTCTGCTTGCACTGGGCACGCGACTGCTTCCCACGAGCGAGACGCGCATCGAGATGTTCGTGCTCGCTCTCGCCGTGGCCCTGACCGCGCTCTGCCTGCTGCACGGGTCGCGCCTGTTCGGTGCGGCGGCGTCACTGGCGGTGGCTCTTGTGATGGTGAGCCTGCTGGCGCCCGATCTCGCCCTCGACCAACCTCCACCGGAGGCGGCTGCGCTCGTGCGTGGCCAGACGCTCACGGTCTACGCCGCGCCGCCGTATCGCTACGAGATCTTGTTCGGATGCAAGGCGGACAGCTGCGCGGATCCGAACGATTTCCGCGAGCGCGCGCGCAAGGGGGGCGTGTTCATCGTGGGAGACACCGAGCTCAAGCAGATCATGCGGGCAGGGGCCTTCGATCCCTCGAGAGCCGAGCTGCTCGCAGGCTGGAAGAAGTGGCGCCGCGACATGTCGGTCTCGCTCATCGCGCACACCATCGTGGCGGGAGAGCTGGTCGATCTCACCGAGAACGTCTCGATGATGGCCACGCACTGA